One stretch of Ipomoea triloba cultivar NCNSP0323 chromosome 8, ASM357664v1 DNA includes these proteins:
- the LOC116027655 gene encoding uncharacterized protein LOC116027655: MEVILEQIFGETSPENAESPSMQDDENINGDARIGEQSDNEENGAYECIPDCDESIKPLLGQRFSTLDEGVGYYKEYAAFVGFDVPSSTVKKNRYGDVEVKYLLCSREGYTVTKEQRSTTTGEANGANINTRRRVSNKVGCMARCALKRLKDGHYAINVLIETHKHRLCDKEAKKFLKINRNLGIGHQAFIVACEKANIGTSKAFELYSVLGGGVDSVGATCIDFRNCRRDVQAQVHDADAQSIIEKYTKKKTLFATYTFDYDVDDEQKLCRVFWCDPIAEQKLCRVFWCDPIAEQKLCRVFWCDPIAKQNYLQFGECDPIAKQNYLQFGEMVSFDATYRTNRFVLFTMPVIVCMVIV; encoded by the exons ATGGAGGTGATTTTGGAGCAAATTTTTGGAGAAACGTCACCGGAAAACGCAGAGAGCCCTTCTATGCAAG ATGATGAAAACATCAACGGTGACGCGCGTATAGGTGAACAGTCCGACAATGAAGAAAATGGGGCATACGAATGTATACCTGATTGTGATGAAAGTATTAAACCCTTACTTGGGCAACGGTTTTCGACGTTAGACGAAGGTGTTGGGTACTACAAAGAATATGCCGCATTTGTAGGTTTCGATGTCCCAAGCAGCACAGTTAAGAAGAACCGATATGGAGATGTCGAAGTGAAGTATTTGCTTTGTTCAAGAGAGGGGTACACAGTGACAAAGGAACAAAGGTCAACAACCACAGGAGAGGCCAACGGAGCAAATATAAACACACGCCGGCGTGTGTCAAACAAGGTTGGGTGTATGGCTCGGTGTGCCCTAAAACGTCTAAAAGACGGGCATTACGCAATTAATGTGTTGATTGAAACTCATAAACATCGTTTATGTGACAAAGAGGCAAAAAAGTTCCTCAAGATAAACCGCAACTTGGGAATCGGGCATCAAGCATTCATAGTAGCATGTGAAAAGGCTAACATAGGGACTTCAAAAGCGTTTGAGCTATACAGCGTACTTGGCGGTGGTGTAGATAGCGTTGGTGCTACATGTATTGACTTCAGGAATTGCAGAAGGGATGTTCAGGCGCAGGTACACGATGCCGATGCACAATCAATTATAGAGAAATACACGAAGAAAAAAACGTTGTTTGCTACATACACGTTTGATTACGACGTTGATGACGAGCAAAAACTGTGTAGAGTGTTTTGGTGTGACCCAATAGCCGAGCAAAAACTGTGTAGAGTGTTTTGGTGTGACCCAATAGCAGAGCAAAAACTGTGTAGAGTGTTTTGGTGTGACCCAATAGCAAAGCAGAATTACCTTCAGTTTGGGGAATGTGACCCAATAGCAAAGCAGAATTACCTTCAGTTTGGGGAAATGGTTTCATTTGATGCAACCTACCGCACAAACAGGTTCGTTCTATTTACAATGCCCGTAATAGTGTGTATGGTTATTGTGTGA
- the LOC116027486 gene encoding K(+) efflux antiporter 5, translating into MARVCVGENNQSSIRILLVLIAIASCGSTAFAARSEQEIRERFYGNLVNTTAPENGEGSIAKMFDRVLEKEFSENDQPEGSEKSSFNSSVADQEAVLETVAMITHDKVKKNETLEANGTKSFQFQDVFSLDNENSEDMTTLIDKKDNMFVMSNKKSKYPVLQVDLRLISDLVVVIVSAAIGGIIFSCLGQPVIVGYLLAGSIIGPGGLKFIKEIVQVETFAQFGVVFLLFALGLEFSLTKLKVVGPVAVVGGLLQIVIFMFFCGITAMLCGAKLSEGVFVGCFLSMSSTAVVVKFLVERNSNNSIHGQVTIGTLIFQDCAVGLLFALLPVLGGNSGILQGLFAMGRLLLILSLFLTAASVLTWSFVPRFLKLMVQISSQTNELYQLAAVAFCLLSAWCSDKLGLSLELGSFVAGVMISTTDFAQHTLEQVEPIRNLFAALFLSSIGMLIHVHFLWTHVDILLASVILVIVVKTTVTATITKAFGYNIRTSFIVGLLLAQIGEFAFVLLSRASNLNIVGGKIYLLLLGTTALSLVTTPILFKLIPAVIHLGVLMHWFPPEPTASTEEKVALIEAHNRLL; encoded by the exons ATGGCGAGGGTTTGCGTCGGGGAGAACAACCAGTCCTCAATTCGGATTTTGCTTGTGTTGATTGCAATCGCGTCTTGTGGGAGCACGGCTTTTGCCGCCAGATCGGAGCAGGAGATTAGGGAGCGCTTTTACGGTAATTTAGTTAATACGACGGCGCCGGAGAATGGAGAAGGCAGTATCGCCAAGATGTTTGATCGTGTCCTCGAAAAAGAGTTCTCCGAGAACGATCAACCTGAAG GTTCAGAGAAAAGCAGCTTTAACAGCTCTGTAGCTGATCAAGAA GCTGTACTGGAGACTGTTGCAATGATTACACATGATAAAGTCAAGAAAAATGAAACCCTCGAGGCAAA TGGTACTAAATCTTTTCAATTTCAAGATGTTTTTTCCCTGGATAATGAAAATTCTGAAGATATGACAACATTGATAGACAAAAAG GACAATATGTTTGTCATGTCAAATAAGAAATCAAAATATCCAGTGCTTCAAGTTGATCTGAG GCTTATTTCTGATTTGGTGGTTGTTATTGTCTCTGCTGCCATAGGTGGAATTATATTTTCCTGTTTGGGACAACCA GTTATTGTTGGCTATCTTTTAGCGGGTTCTATAATTGGACCTGGGGGTTTGAAATTCATTAAGGAAATAGTACAG GTTGAGACCTTTGCGCAGTTTGGCGTTGTGTTCCTTCTGTTTGCTTTAGGTCTGGAGTTCTCTTTGACAAAG CTAAAAGTTGTGGGCCCTGTTGCAGTGGTTGGAGGACTACTTCAAATAGTTATCTTCATGTTCTTCTGTGGCATAACTGCAATG TTATGTGGAGCAAAATTATCAGAGGGTGTGTTTGTAGGTTGCTTTCTCTCTATGTCTTCAACAGCAGTG GTGGTGAAGTTTCTGGTTGAGCGGAACAGTAATAATTCTATACATGGTCAAGTGACAATTGGTACACTTATATTCCAG GACTGTGCTGTTGGTTTATTATTTGCTTTGCTTCCTGTTCTTGGAGGTAATAGTGGAATTCTGCAAGGGTTGTTTGCGATGGGAAGACT GCTGCTGATCCTATCCCTCTTTCTCACTGCTGCATCTGTACTAACTTGGTCTTTTGTTCCTCGTTTTCTGAAGTTAATGGTTCAGATATCTTCTCAG acCAATGAATTATATCAACTAGCTGCAGTGGCGTTCTGCTTATTATCTGCTTGG TGCAGTGACAAGTTGGGGCTCAGTCTTGAGTTGGGTTCGTTTGTGGCTGGAGTCATGATATCTACCACTGACTTTGCACAACATACATTAGAGCAG GTGGAACCAATCCGTAACCTCTTTGCTGCTCTGTTCCTTTCTAGTATTGGAATGCTCATACATGTACACTTCCTATGGACGCATGTGGATATATTGCTTGCATCTGTTATTCTGGTTATTGTTGTTAAGACTACTGTTACTGCTACAATTACAAAGGCATTTGGATATAACATTCGAACATCATTTATT GTTGGACTTTTGCTGGCACAAATTGGAGAATTTGCATTTGTATTGTTAAGTCGTGCATCAAACTTGAACATTGTTGGG GGCAAGATATACCTCCTTCTTCTTGGAACAACTGCTCTTAGTCTC GTTACAACTCCTATCTTGTTCAAACTTATACCTGCTGTGATACACCTAGGAGTTCTTATGCATTGGTTTCCACCTGAGCCTACTGCATCAACTGAG GAGAAAGTTGCCTTGATTGAGGCACATAACAGGCTACTATAA